One window of the Natrinema sp. CBA1119 genome contains the following:
- a CDS encoding class I SAM-dependent methyltransferase, whose amino-acid sequence MGEKKYGIDEVAFIGRTFIEYQQMFDFDPATWVGQRVLDCPAGPCSFVAEANNHGIEAIGVDKMYDRSPAALSKICVEDIETAMAALDGVEDLYVWEFYDRVSELRAYRERAASRFLSDFAHNGDRYIYANLPATPFADRAFDLVLSAHFLFLYDDRLSDEFHHETIRELHRISGQLRVFPLHGFDADQSELIVELIESLQSEGYSTDIREVPFEFQRGANKMLVVE is encoded by the coding sequence ATGGGTGAAAAGAAGTACGGCATTGATGAGGTCGCTTTCATCGGTCGAACATTCATCGAATACCAACAGATGTTTGATTTCGACCCCGCTACGTGGGTCGGGCAACGTGTTCTCGACTGTCCTGCTGGCCCCTGTTCTTTCGTCGCGGAGGCCAACAATCACGGGATTGAGGCTATTGGTGTCGACAAGATGTATGATCGGTCGCCGGCCGCGTTGTCGAAAATTTGTGTTGAGGATATCGAGACGGCCATGGCTGCTCTCGATGGTGTCGAGGATCTCTACGTGTGGGAGTTCTATGATCGTGTCTCCGAGCTCAGAGCCTACCGTGAACGGGCAGCCTCCCGTTTCCTGTCTGATTTTGCTCACAACGGCGATCGATACATCTATGCAAATTTACCGGCGACCCCGTTTGCCGACCGAGCGTTTGATCTTGTCCTTTCGGCACACTTTTTGTTCCTCTATGACGACCGGTTGTCCGATGAGTTTCACCACGAAACGATCCGGGAGTTACACCGAATTAGCGGTCAACTCCGAGTGTTCCCGCTGCACGGCTTCGATGCCGACCAATCCGAACTCATTGTGGAACTCATCGAGAGTCTCCAGTCAGAGGGGTATTCCACAGACATCCGAGAGGTCCCATTCGAATTTCAGCGTGGTGCTAACAAGATGCTGGTCGTTGAGTAG
- a CDS encoding lactate utilization protein, which translates to MSQQKSDYVDDAEIDATLDGLPTEEAVETAAENLEANGFEVVVADSAEEALETIQSQIPAGASVMNGHSTTLEEIGFADYLSEGDHEWESLADEIWSIDDDAKRQAARRESQTADYFLGGINAISQTGELVAADRSGSRIGAYPFAASNVVIVSGVNKIVPTLDDALERLESVAYPLENERAQEAYGVDSAIAKELIFRQELEEGRTTVVLIRDQLGY; encoded by the coding sequence ATGTCACAGCAGAAATCCGATTACGTAGACGACGCCGAGATCGACGCGACGCTCGACGGACTGCCGACCGAGGAGGCCGTCGAGACGGCCGCGGAAAACCTCGAGGCCAACGGCTTCGAGGTCGTCGTCGCCGACTCGGCCGAGGAGGCGCTCGAAACGATCCAGTCGCAGATCCCCGCCGGCGCGTCGGTGATGAACGGTCACTCGACGACGCTCGAGGAGATCGGCTTCGCCGACTACCTCTCCGAGGGCGACCACGAGTGGGAAAGCCTGGCGGACGAGATCTGGAGCATCGACGACGACGCGAAGCGCCAGGCCGCCCGTCGCGAGTCACAGACCGCCGACTACTTCCTCGGCGGGATCAACGCGATCTCCCAGACCGGCGAACTCGTCGCGGCCGACCGCTCGGGCAGTCGGATCGGCGCGTACCCCTTCGCCGCGAGCAACGTCGTGATCGTCAGCGGCGTGAACAAGATCGTCCCGACGCTCGACGACGCGCTCGAGCGCCTCGAGTCGGTGGCCTACCCCCTCGAGAACGAACGCGCACAGGAGGCCTACGGCGTCGATTCGGCCATCGCCAAGGAACTCATCTTCCGACAGGAACTCGAGGAGGGTCGCACGACCGTCGTCCTGATCCGCGATCAGCTGGGATACTAA
- a CDS encoding PHP domain-containing protein produces MRDFHVHSNYSDGDFLRSMVRAAESAGLEGVGFADHCNVASRERHASMRNVYGFNLDLTYERRRRGIDRLRQDFDLEIYDAIEMDYDPRDEAAIDAFLSEADFDYAIGSVHDVDENNVQVASHFAEMSEAERDAVVDEYFETLIALVESELFDIAAHVDLLERTPPLRGRATTDQYRRVAQALADSRTVPEINAGRALSDAEIVHPAESFLTVLREHDIAVTLGTDSHHPTEIPERADFLAAFVDETGLEPVTPDGIASTL; encoded by the coding sequence ATGCGGGATTTTCACGTCCACTCGAACTACTCGGACGGCGACTTCCTCCGGTCGATGGTTCGAGCGGCCGAGTCGGCCGGCCTCGAGGGCGTCGGCTTCGCCGACCACTGTAACGTCGCCTCGCGCGAGCGCCACGCGTCGATGCGAAACGTCTACGGGTTCAATCTCGATCTGACCTACGAGCGCCGACGGCGGGGGATCGACCGCCTGCGTCAGGATTTCGACCTCGAGATCTACGACGCCATCGAGATGGATTACGATCCGCGCGACGAGGCGGCCATCGACGCGTTCCTCTCGGAGGCTGACTTCGACTACGCGATCGGAAGCGTCCACGACGTCGACGAGAACAACGTGCAGGTCGCGTCCCACTTCGCCGAGATGAGCGAGGCCGAGCGCGACGCGGTCGTCGACGAGTACTTCGAGACCCTGATTGCGCTCGTCGAGTCGGAACTGTTCGATATCGCGGCTCACGTGGATCTGCTCGAGCGAACGCCGCCGTTGCGGGGCCGGGCGACGACCGACCAGTATCGACGGGTGGCACAAGCGCTCGCCGATTCGCGGACGGTCCCGGAGATCAACGCCGGGCGAGCGCTCTCCGACGCCGAGATAGTCCACCCCGCCGAGTCCTTCCTGACGGTGCTTCGCGAACACGACATCGCCGTCACCCTCGGCACCGACTCCCACCACCCGACCGAAATACCCGAGCGCGCGGACTTCCTCGCCGCGTTCGTCGACGAGACAGGCCTCGAGCCGGTCACTCCCGACGGGATCGCGTCGACGCTGTAG
- a CDS encoding 2-oxoacid:acceptor oxidoreductase subunit alpha, whose protein sequence is MSSDELIWRIAGGSGDGIDSTSQNFAKALMRSGLDVFTHRHYPSRIRGGHTYVEIRAADREVQSRGDGYNFLLSLGDSFARNPQEEAYYGNEEIKPLSENLDELREGGIIVYDEGLISEEDVEAIDLEARAEENNWHVFPMDLRSLAREHGREVMRNTAGVGVTAALLDMDLEHIENLMSDAMGGDVLEANLEILHEAYDTINEEYEFEHDLRAPEGSHETEQALLSGSNAIAYGAIDAGCRFIAGYPMTPWTDVFTILAQNFPDMGGVSEQVEDEIAAAALALGASHAGAKAMSGSSGGGFALMSEPLGLAEMTETPLVLVESMRAGPSTGMPTKPEQGDLEFVLYTSQGDSSRVVFAPSNIEEAYEQTRLAFEIAWDYQLPAIVIYDQKLSGENKNVDVEFFDREPQPDLGSTLTEDELSEAAHDASGKFKRFNYEDAESNVAPRSLPGQKDGRYLATGNEHSPVGHISEDPDNRVAQMTRRIEKLETIREELDEEHDSNQTYFGDETADYGIITWGSSHGAVNEAVDRLNESGHSVKGVSVSDMMPFPEAEVTAFLESVDEAMVVEMNATAQFRGLIQKELGRFGEKMTSLLKYNGNPFEPAEIVEGYEVNLADDDREPTAQVRIEPAAGD, encoded by the coding sequence ATGAGCAGCGACGAACTCATCTGGCGAATCGCGGGCGGTTCCGGAGACGGAATCGACTCGACGAGCCAGAACTTTGCCAAGGCGCTGATGCGCTCGGGGCTCGACGTATTTACACACCGCCACTATCCGTCGCGGATCCGCGGTGGCCACACGTACGTCGAAATTCGGGCCGCAGACCGCGAGGTACAGTCACGCGGCGACGGCTACAACTTCCTGCTCTCGCTGGGGGACTCGTTCGCCCGCAACCCGCAGGAGGAGGCCTACTACGGAAACGAAGAGATCAAACCGCTCTCGGAGAACTTGGACGAACTCCGCGAGGGCGGGATCATCGTCTACGACGAGGGCCTCATCAGCGAGGAGGACGTCGAGGCGATCGATCTCGAGGCCCGCGCCGAGGAGAACAACTGGCACGTCTTCCCGATGGACCTCCGGTCGCTCGCACGCGAACACGGCCGCGAAGTCATGCGCAACACCGCCGGTGTCGGCGTCACGGCGGCGCTGCTCGACATGGATCTCGAGCACATCGAGAACCTGATGTCCGACGCCATGGGCGGCGACGTTCTCGAGGCGAACCTCGAGATTCTCCACGAGGCCTACGACACGATCAACGAGGAGTACGAGTTCGAGCACGACCTTCGCGCACCCGAGGGCTCTCACGAGACCGAGCAGGCGCTCCTGTCGGGCTCGAACGCGATCGCCTACGGCGCGATCGACGCCGGCTGTCGATTCATCGCCGGCTACCCGATGACGCCGTGGACGGACGTGTTCACGATCCTCGCCCAGAACTTCCCCGACATGGGCGGCGTCTCCGAACAGGTCGAAGACGAGATCGCCGCCGCGGCGCTCGCACTCGGTGCGAGCCACGCGGGCGCGAAGGCCATGTCCGGCTCCTCCGGCGGCGGCTTCGCGCTTATGAGCGAACCGCTCGGCTTGGCGGAGATGACCGAGACGCCGCTCGTCCTCGTCGAGTCGATGCGGGCCGGTCCCTCGACCGGGATGCCGACGAAGCCCGAGCAGGGCGACCTCGAGTTCGTCCTCTACACGAGCCAGGGCGACTCCTCGCGAGTCGTCTTCGCACCGAGCAACATCGAAGAGGCCTACGAACAGACCAGACTCGCGTTCGAGATCGCGTGGGACTACCAGCTTCCGGCGATCGTCATCTACGATCAGAAGCTCTCCGGCGAGAACAAGAACGTCGACGTCGAGTTCTTCGACCGCGAGCCCCAGCCGGATCTGGGATCGACGCTGACCGAAGACGAGCTCTCGGAAGCCGCCCACGACGCGAGCGGCAAGTTCAAGCGCTTCAACTACGAGGACGCCGAGAGCAACGTCGCCCCGCGGTCGCTGCCTGGCCAGAAGGACGGGCGCTACCTTGCGACCGGGAACGAGCACTCGCCAGTGGGCCACATTAGCGAGGATCCCGACAACCGCGTCGCACAGATGACGCGGCGCATCGAGAAACTCGAGACCATCCGGGAGGAACTCGACGAGGAACACGACTCCAACCAGACGTACTTCGGCGACGAGACGGCCGACTACGGCATCATCACGTGGGGCTCGTCCCACGGTGCCGTCAACGAGGCGGTCGACCGGCTCAACGAGAGCGGCCACTCCGTCAAGGGGGTCAGCGTCTCCGACATGATGCCGTTCCCCGAAGCCGAAGTCACGGCGTTCCTCGAGAGCGTCGACGAGGCGATGGTCGTCGAGATGAACGCCACCGCGCAGTTCCGCGGGCTGATCCAGAAGGAACTGGGCCGCTTCGGCGAGAAGATGACCAGCCTGCTGAAGTACAACGGCAACCCCTTCGAGCCCGCCGAAATCGTCGAGGGCTACGAAGTCAACCTCGCCGACGACGACCGCGAACCGACCGCACAGGTACGAATCGAACCTGCGGCAGGTGACTAA
- a CDS encoding thiamine pyrophosphate-dependent enzyme gives MSAFNAIGEEREIDREEFTPGVEPQPTWCPGCGDFGVLKSLKQALPEVGKTPEEVLTVTGIGCSGKLSSYLDTYGFHTIHGRSLPVARAAKLANTDLEVIAAGGDGDGYGIGGNHFIHTARENHDMTYIVFNNEIFGLTKGQTSPTSPKGHKSKTQPSGSAKTPIRPLSLSLTAGASYVARTAAVNPNQAKEIIAEAIEHDGFAHVDFLTQCPTWNKDARQYVPYIDIQESEDYDHDITDRREAAEMMHETEDVLNEGTVLTGRYYVDEDRPSYQEEKSAVGELPDQPLAERYFDEDAEWERSYDLLERHT, from the coding sequence ATGAGTGCATTCAACGCAATCGGAGAGGAACGAGAGATCGACCGGGAAGAGTTCACCCCCGGCGTCGAACCCCAACCGACCTGGTGTCCGGGCTGTGGCGACTTCGGCGTCCTGAAGTCGCTGAAACAGGCGCTGCCGGAAGTCGGCAAGACGCCCGAAGAGGTCCTGACCGTCACCGGGATCGGCTGTTCGGGCAAACTGAGCAGTTATCTTGACACCTACGGCTTCCACACGATCCACGGCCGATCGCTGCCCGTGGCCCGCGCCGCGAAGCTGGCGAACACCGACCTCGAGGTCATCGCGGCGGGCGGTGACGGCGACGGCTATGGGATCGGCGGCAACCACTTCATCCACACGGCCCGGGAGAACCACGACATGACCTACATCGTGTTCAACAACGAGATCTTCGGCCTGACGAAGGGCCAGACCTCGCCCACGAGCCCGAAGGGTCACAAGTCCAAGACCCAGCCCTCGGGCAGCGCAAAGACGCCGATCCGACCGCTGTCACTGTCGCTGACCGCCGGTGCGAGCTACGTCGCCCGCACCGCCGCGGTCAACCCGAATCAGGCGAAGGAGATCATCGCGGAAGCCATCGAACACGACGGCTTCGCCCACGTCGACTTCCTGACCCAGTGTCCGACCTGGAACAAGGACGCTCGGCAGTACGTCCCCTACATCGACATCCAGGAGTCCGAGGACTACGACCACGACATCACCGACCGACGCGAGGCCGCCGAGATGATGCACGAGACCGAGGACGTCCTCAACGAGGGCACCGTCCTGACCGGTCGCTACTACGTCGACGAAGACCGGCCGTCCTACCAGGAAGAGAAGTCGGCCGTCGGCGAACTCCCCGACCAGCCCCTCGCCGAGCGCTACTTCGACGAAGACGCCGAGTGGGAGCGCAGCTACGATCTGCTCGAGCGCCACACCTGA